A single window of Mycobacterium sp. ITM-2016-00318 DNA harbors:
- a CDS encoding ABC transporter permease subunit: MFRLALFVVFGLFFLFPLYAMADFSTRNLIAGGRTLQAWQNLVANEALYQAIVISLLLAVFTVVLMLLILMPTMIWVRLRAPWARGIVEFLCLLPLTIPALVIVVGLRNVYLWVTYLLGESALTLTFVYVVLVLPFAYRAIDAALSAIDLKTLSEAARSLGAGWLATIGRVVVPNIWSGILSAAFISIAVVLGEYTIASLSGYETLQVQIVLIGKSDGPTSVAASLATLVFGFVLLLVLALATRGRRRGGGAGADPAIAATTAAGPSSRLASATEPGVPE, encoded by the coding sequence ATGTTTCGCCTCGCGCTGTTCGTCGTCTTCGGCTTGTTCTTCCTGTTTCCGCTCTACGCGATGGCCGACTTCTCGACCAGGAACCTGATCGCCGGCGGTCGCACGCTGCAGGCGTGGCAGAACCTGGTGGCCAACGAGGCGCTGTACCAGGCGATCGTGATCTCGCTGCTGCTCGCCGTGTTCACCGTGGTGCTGATGCTGCTCATCCTGATGCCGACGATGATCTGGGTGAGGCTGCGCGCACCGTGGGCGCGGGGCATCGTCGAATTCCTCTGCCTGCTGCCGTTGACCATCCCAGCGCTGGTGATCGTCGTCGGCCTGCGCAACGTGTACCTGTGGGTGACGTACTTACTCGGTGAATCCGCGTTGACGCTGACATTCGTCTACGTGGTGTTGGTGCTGCCGTTCGCGTACCGCGCGATCGATGCGGCGCTGTCGGCTATCGACCTCAAGACGTTGTCGGAGGCGGCGCGCTCCCTCGGTGCGGGCTGGTTGGCGACGATCGGTCGGGTTGTCGTGCCCAACATCTGGTCGGGAATCCTGTCGGCCGCGTTCATCTCCATCGCGGTTGTGCTGGGGGAGTACACGATCGCGTCGCTGTCCGGCTACGAGACACTGCAGGTTCAGATCGTGCTGATCGGCAAGAGCGACGGCCCGACGTCGGTCGCCGCGTCGCTGGCCACCCTCGTCTTCGGCTTCGTGCTGCTGCTCGTTTTGGCGTTGGCGACCCGCGGCAGGCGCCGCGGCGGCGGCGCAGGAGCCGATCCGGCCATCGCCGCCACCACCGCCGCCGGGCCGTCTTCGCGCCTCGCGTCCGCGACCGAACCTGGAGTACCCGAATGA
- a CDS encoding TIGR03668 family PPOX class F420-dependent oxidoreductase: protein MSEFDARERFSSSRVAQLATAGADGVPHLVPIVFAVSNDVIYTAVDAKRKSTQRLRRMANIEVNPAVSLIVDHYEDDWSRLWWVRADGSAEIHYSGEEMAAGYFELRRKYVQYQRIALDGPVIAVTVARWSGWQA from the coding sequence ATGTCGGAGTTCGACGCGAGGGAACGGTTTTCGTCCTCGCGTGTCGCCCAGTTGGCGACCGCAGGGGCTGACGGCGTACCCCATCTGGTCCCGATCGTATTCGCCGTGAGCAACGACGTCATCTACACCGCCGTCGACGCAAAACGCAAGTCCACCCAGCGACTGCGCAGGATGGCCAACATCGAAGTCAACCCCGCGGTCAGCCTGATCGTCGACCACTACGAAGACGACTGGTCCCGACTGTGGTGGGTCCGCGCCGATGGTAGCGCTGAAATCCATTACAGCGGTGAGGAAATGGCGGCAGGTTATTTCGAGCTGCGGCGCAAGTACGTTCAATACCAGCGCATCGCGCTCGACGGGCCCGTCATCGCCGTCACCGTGGCACGCTGGTCCGGCTGGCAGGCCTGA
- a CDS encoding TetR/AcrR family transcriptional regulator, giving the protein MPPSRVADAKPRSRPGRPRSEESRTAVLRATSELLHEVGLRAMTTEEIAGRSGASKATIYKWWPNKYAVAFDAFLSEIMAESPDPDTGSARDDLTAVVRGLLRFYTGRSGRVFAQLVGEAQSDPLIQRELRTNLVDSRRELFRTIWERGVARGELRADADPDAAVDIVIGPALYRLMMGHAPLTDDAADALVDVAMRGLAHGD; this is encoded by the coding sequence ATGCCCCCTAGCCGCGTTGCCGATGCGAAGCCGCGCAGCAGGCCAGGCCGTCCGCGCAGCGAGGAGTCGCGTACCGCGGTGCTGCGGGCGACTTCGGAGCTGCTGCACGAGGTCGGGCTGCGGGCGATGACCACCGAGGAGATCGCCGGCCGCAGTGGTGCGAGCAAGGCGACCATCTACAAGTGGTGGCCCAACAAGTACGCGGTGGCCTTCGATGCGTTCCTGTCCGAGATCATGGCGGAGTCACCCGACCCCGATACCGGCTCAGCGCGCGACGACCTGACCGCCGTGGTGCGAGGGCTGCTGCGCTTCTACACGGGGCGCAGCGGTCGCGTCTTCGCGCAACTCGTCGGCGAAGCGCAGAGCGACCCCTTGATCCAGCGGGAGCTCCGCACCAACCTGGTCGACTCCCGCCGTGAGTTGTTCCGGACGATCTGGGAGCGCGGCGTCGCGCGTGGCGAGCTGCGTGCCGACGCCGATCCGGATGCGGCCGTCGACATCGTCATCGGCCCGGCGCTGTACCGCCTGATGATGGGACACGCCCCGCTGACCGATGACGCGGCGGACGCTCTGGTGGACGTCGCCATGCGTGGCCTCGCCCACGGTGACTGA
- a CDS encoding ABC transporter ATP-binding protein: protein MTNGVSVELTDLTRVYGSVKALDGLTLHIEPGELVALLGPSGCGKTTALRILAGLDEATSGSVSVDGKDLTKVSANKRDMGMVFQAYSLFPHLTVVDNVAFGLKMRGKGKGQRRSRADEMLELVGLTAHRNKYASELSGGQQQRVALARALAIQPRVLLLDEPLSALDAKVRVQLRDEIRRVQLEVGTTTLFVTHDQEEALAVADRVGVMSQGTLEQLAAPAELYANPATPFVAQFVGLNNKVPAEVSDGEARLLGTSVPALTGSVASGAGLAMVRPESVTVEADAAGTAMVTSVAFLGPISRVHLTLADGTAVIAQMASSAARAFTSGDRVTVGVEPTSVLVVAS from the coding sequence ATGACGAATGGGGTTTCCGTCGAGCTGACCGACCTGACCCGGGTCTACGGCTCAGTGAAGGCCCTCGACGGGCTGACGCTGCACATCGAGCCGGGCGAGTTGGTCGCTTTACTCGGCCCGTCCGGCTGCGGGAAGACCACGGCGCTGCGCATCCTCGCCGGCCTCGACGAGGCGACATCGGGCAGCGTCTCGGTCGACGGCAAGGACCTGACGAAGGTGTCGGCGAACAAGCGCGACATGGGCATGGTCTTTCAGGCCTACAGCCTCTTTCCGCATCTGACCGTCGTCGACAATGTCGCATTCGGCCTGAAGATGCGCGGAAAAGGCAAGGGGCAGAGGCGCTCCCGCGCCGATGAGATGCTCGAGCTGGTCGGGCTCACCGCCCACAGGAACAAGTACGCCAGCGAACTGTCCGGCGGACAGCAGCAGCGGGTGGCGCTCGCACGGGCGCTGGCGATTCAGCCGCGCGTACTTCTGCTCGACGAGCCGCTTTCGGCGCTCGATGCCAAGGTGCGGGTGCAGTTGCGCGACGAGATCCGCCGGGTGCAACTCGAGGTCGGCACGACGACGCTTTTCGTCACCCACGACCAGGAGGAGGCGCTGGCGGTCGCGGACCGGGTCGGGGTGATGAGCCAGGGCACGCTCGAGCAGCTCGCGGCACCCGCCGAGCTCTACGCAAACCCGGCGACGCCGTTCGTCGCGCAATTCGTCGGCCTGAACAACAAGGTGCCCGCCGAGGTTTCGGACGGCGAGGCCAGGCTGCTCGGTACGTCGGTGCCCGCATTGACCGGCTCGGTGGCTTCGGGTGCCGGCCTCGCGATGGTGCGGCCGGAGTCGGTGACCGTCGAGGCCGACGCGGCAGGCACCGCAATGGTGACCTCAGTTGCCTTCCTCGGGCCGATCTCGCGGGTGCACCTGACGCTGGCCGACGGGACGGCGGTGATTGCACAGATGGCCAGCTCGGCGGCGCGCGCGTTCACCTCCGGTGACCGGGTGACGGTCGGTGTCGAGCCGACGAGCGTGCTGGTGGTTGCGAGCTAG
- a CDS encoding ABC transporter permease subunit, with product MAKRIREALPLLPFFALVTIFLIVPTVTVIVSAFFVDGAFSLARITALFSETALSALWKSVLLSASTAIIGALLGAVLAWLIVSSPPSSILRRAVISLCSILAQFGGVALAFGFLATIGLNGVLTVWVQQHFGWNLAGSGWLYSLSGLILVYTYFQIPLMVIVFVPALEGLRDQWREAAVSLGASTFQYWRQVAVPLLTPAFLGSVLLLFANAFAAYATAAALVSQGSPIVPLLIRAALTSEVVLGQSGFAYALALEMIVIVAIVMAAYNALVRRTARWLQ from the coding sequence ATGGCGAAGCGCATCCGGGAGGCGCTACCGCTGCTGCCGTTCTTCGCATTGGTCACGATCTTCCTCATCGTTCCGACGGTGACCGTGATCGTCAGCGCGTTCTTCGTCGACGGCGCGTTCTCGCTTGCCCGGATAACGGCCCTGTTCTCCGAAACCGCGCTGTCCGCGCTGTGGAAGAGCGTGCTGCTCTCGGCGAGCACTGCGATCATCGGCGCTCTGCTCGGCGCGGTGCTGGCCTGGCTGATCGTGAGCAGCCCACCGTCATCCATCCTTCGAAGGGCCGTGATCTCGCTGTGCAGCATCCTGGCCCAATTCGGCGGCGTCGCGTTGGCTTTCGGCTTCCTGGCGACCATCGGCCTCAACGGCGTGCTGACCGTCTGGGTGCAGCAGCACTTCGGGTGGAACCTGGCGGGATCCGGCTGGCTGTACAGCCTGTCGGGTCTGATCCTGGTCTACACGTACTTTCAGATCCCGTTGATGGTGATCGTGTTCGTGCCCGCGCTGGAAGGGCTGCGTGACCAATGGCGCGAGGCGGCGGTCAGCCTCGGCGCATCGACGTTTCAGTACTGGCGCCAGGTCGCGGTTCCGCTGTTGACCCCCGCGTTCCTCGGTTCGGTACTTCTGTTGTTCGCCAACGCTTTCGCGGCTTACGCCACCGCGGCGGCGCTGGTCAGCCAGGGTAGCCCGATCGTCCCGTTGCTGATTCGGGCCGCGCTGACCAGCGAGGTGGTTCTCGGCCAGTCCGGGTTCGCGTACGCGCTGGCGCTGGAGATGATCGTCATCGTCGCCATCGTGATGGCCGCCTACAACGCACTTGTCCGGCGCACCGCCCGGTGGCTGCAATGA
- a CDS encoding IS630 family transposase, which yields MPSPVAMSVVLSDDEREQLQAWARRPKSAQALALRSRIVLACEGDSSNTQISRELGVTRGMVTKWRNRFAVDRLDGLLDEPRPGRPRVVEDARIEELITATLETAPRNATQWSTRSMAEHLGLSQSMVSRVWRAFGLAPHKQDSWKLSKDPLFVAKVRDVVGLYLNPPERAMVLCVDEKTQIQALNRTAPVFPMLPGIPARASHDYVRHGTSSLYAALDLSTGKVIGALHTRHRATEFLAFLKTIDASVSTDLDVHLVLDNASTHKTPAVQRWLLAHPRFVLHFTPTSSSWLNLVERWFAELTTKKLRRGTHTSVRQLNTDIRAWIDTWNDNPRPYVWTKTADQILASIGNYCQRINDSGH from the coding sequence ATGCCGAGTCCAGTAGCGATGAGCGTTGTGTTGAGCGACGATGAGCGTGAGCAGTTGCAGGCCTGGGCGCGTCGACCTAAGAGCGCTCAGGCGCTGGCCCTGCGTTCTCGCATAGTTCTTGCCTGTGAAGGTGATTCGAGTAATACGCAGATCTCCCGGGAGCTGGGCGTGACCCGCGGGATGGTGACCAAATGGCGCAACCGGTTCGCCGTTGATCGCCTCGACGGCTTGCTCGATGAACCGCGGCCGGGCCGGCCCCGCGTCGTGGAGGATGCCCGCATCGAGGAGCTGATCACTGCCACGCTGGAGACGGCCCCCCGAAACGCCACTCAGTGGTCGACCCGGTCGATGGCCGAGCACCTGGGACTGTCGCAGTCGATGGTGTCGCGGGTGTGGCGGGCATTCGGCCTGGCACCGCATAAACAGGATTCCTGGAAGCTGTCCAAGGATCCGTTGTTCGTGGCCAAGGTCCGCGACGTCGTCGGACTGTATCTGAACCCACCGGAACGGGCCATGGTGTTGTGTGTTGATGAGAAGACCCAGATTCAGGCGCTCAATCGCACTGCGCCGGTGTTTCCGATGTTGCCCGGAATCCCCGCGCGAGCCAGCCACGACTACGTCCGCCACGGCACCTCAAGCCTCTATGCCGCACTGGATCTCAGCACCGGAAAGGTGATCGGTGCGCTGCACACACGCCACCGGGCCACCGAGTTCCTGGCCTTCTTGAAGACCATCGACGCCTCCGTATCCACCGACCTGGACGTGCACCTGGTGCTCGACAACGCCTCCACCCACAAGACGCCGGCAGTCCAGCGCTGGCTGTTGGCGCACCCGCGGTTCGTCCTGCACTTCACCCCGACCAGCTCGTCATGGCTCAACCTGGTCGAACGGTGGTTCGCCGAACTGACCACCAAGAAACTGCGTCGCGGCACCCACACCTCGGTGCGCCAACTCAACACCGACATCAGGGCTTGGATCGACACCTGGAACGACAACCCCCGGCCCTACGTCTGGACCAAAACCGCCGACCAAATCCTCGCCAGCATCGGCAACTACTGCCAACGAATTAACGACTCAGGACACTAG